A stretch of DNA from Gottschalkia acidurici 9a:
TTTAGCCATTTCTATAGATGTTTCTTCACTAACGGCTCCAAATAAGTCTAAAGTTTCTTTTTTAACTCCGACTTCTTCTATCTTGGCTCTATTGCTATAAGTAATTATGCTTCTGTCTAATACATTAGAAGCCCCACTTATTTTAGTAAGTCTGCTAGAGACAAGTCCACCTGTGCATGACTCACAGAAGCCTATCTTAAAATTCTTTTCATTAAGTAATTTAAATACAGTCTCCTCTATCTTTTCATTATTAAAACTATATATATACTTTTTTATTTTCTTATGTATCTTCTTTTCAACTTCTCTTAATAATAAATTAGCTTTCTGTTCGTTTTTATACTTAATAGTTATTCTTATGTCTACTTGACCGTCTCTTGCATAAGTTGCTATATAAGGATTTTTATAATTAGAAATGATATCTTTTATTTCTTCCTCTAGCTGTGATTCACCTATTCCTATCGTATTTATAGTTCTGGTTTTTATCTTTATATTTGATAAATCCCATAAAAGAGGAACTACATTCTGCTTAAACATATTATTAACTTCTCTTGGTGGTCCAGGTAGTAGTATTATCACTCTTTTGTCCTCTTTAATGAAAAAACCTGGCGCTGTTCCTTTACTATTTTCTAAAACTATACTATTGTTAGGAACATACGCTTGTTTCACATTATTTTTAGTCATATTAATATTTCTTTTTTCGAAAAAACTACTTATAGAAGACAATACTTCTTTATCCAAAATTAGTTCTCTACCTATAGTATTGCATACCACTTCTTTCGTGAAATCATCTTCTGTAGGTCCAAGTCCACCGGTATATATGATTACATCTGATCTTTTTAATGCTAATTCAGTAGCAAATTCTATATCTTCCTTATTATCTCTGATCATAGTACAGAACCTAGTCTCTATACCTAATACTGTCAACTCCTCACTAAGGAATTTAGAGTTTGAGTTAAGGGTCTTTCCGGCTAGTAATTCGTCCCCTACATTAATTATTTCAGCATTCATATTACTACTCTCCTCATTAGCGTAATTACTTACTACCTGCAAAAAGAACTTCCTTATTTTTATATATATAATCAGCACCAGAAACCACTGTAAATATTAGTGCTAACGCTACAGATATTTTGTCAAAAGGAAAATTAATTAGGGAAAAAGGAAAATTATTTATTAATAGTGATACTATAGCTATTATTTGTGTTATTGTCTTAAATTTTCCCCAGTAGCTCGCTGCAATAGTTATACCTTCAGAAGCTGCAAGTACTCTAAGACCTGTGATTGCAAACTCTCTTGCTATAATAACTATTACTATAGCAGAGTGAATTTTACCCATTTCCACAAGTGATATTAGTGCAGCAGAAACTAATAACTTATCTGCTAAAGGATCCATGAATTTACCAAACTTAGTTATTTGATTTCTACTTCTGGCTATATATCCATCTAGACCATCAGTTAAAGCAGCTATTATGAATACTAACGCTGCTATATAGTCACCGTACGGCATTTTTACTAAAAGAAAAAACATAAACACAGGAACTAGAAGAATTCTTACAATAGTTATCTTATTTGCCAGATTCATTTAAAACATCTCCTATCAAGTCATACTCTAAACAATCTGATATGACTATATTTTTAAAGGAACCTACTTCTAATTCATCTTCAGAGTTAATATAAACTACACCATCTATTTCAGGACTGTCCATATAAGTTCTTCCTATATACACTTTATCTTCAGCTTTTTCATCTATAATTACTTTATATTTAGATCCTATTTTAAAACTGTTTTTTTCTAATGAAATTTGTTGTTGCAATTCCATTAATAAATCTTGTCTTTTTACTTTAGTTTCTTCATCTATTTGATTATCTAGAAGGGACGCAGGAGTACCATCTTCTTTTGAATAAGTGAACACACCTAATCTATCAAACTTCATCTCTTTTACATATTCATATAGTTCCATAAACTCATCTTCAGTTTCTCCTGGAAATCCTACTATCAGTGTTGTTCTTATAGTTATATCCGGAATTATCATTCTAAGTTTATTTATAAGTCCAGTTATAGACTCTTTACTTGTTTTTCGATTCATTCTTTTTAGAACCGCATTACTGATATGTTGTATAGGAATATCTACATATTTTGCAACTTTAGAGTTTTCTTTTATACTTTCTATTAATTCATCTTGGAAAGTATCAGGGTATAGATATAATATTCTTATCCACTCTAGTCCTTCTATTTTATTTAATTCTTCTAGTAAATATGGAAGCTTATATTCTTTATATATATCAATACCATATTTAGTTGTATCTTGTGCTATCAATATTATTTCTTTAGTACCATTGCTCACTAACTGATTGGCTTCTCTAATTATATCTTCTACTTTTCGACTTCTATACTTACCCCTTAAACTAGGAATTATACAATACGTACATAAATTGTCGCATCCCTCTGCAATCTTGATATATGATGTAAACTCTTTATCATTAAGTATTCTTCTTATGCTTTCATCATAGTCCGCATCTATTTCTCCAACCCTTATAACTTTTTCACCTTTTAAAAGTTCATTAATTAAAGCAACTATATCGTTAATATTTCCGGTTCCTAATATTCCATCTACCTCTGGTAATTCTTTCATAAGTTCCTCTCTATATCTCTCTCCTAAACATCCTGCTACTATTAACATCTTACACTTTCCATTTTCTTTATATTGAGCGGCTTCTAAAATAGTATTTATAGATTCTTCTTTAGCTTTATCTATAAATCCACATGTATTTATTATAATTATTTCTGCCTCTTCTTCATTTTCACTTAGGATGAAATTATTTTCTTTTAATATTCCCATCATCTGTTCAGAATCGACTAAGTTTTTTGAACACCCTAAAGAAATTATTGATATACTATGATTCATATACAGACTCCTTTCATGTTTAACAGCGATTTAAATTAATTGTATGAAATTATTTTATCATATAGTTTCAGTTTAACAACACTTGTTTTTTACTTTTTAGCTTTCTAACTCCTCCTTGGTAATTAGAACCTTTCTAGGCTTACTTCCCTCGTGTCCTCCAACTACACCTCTTTGTTCCATCTCATCTACAATTCTAGCAGCACGAGCGTAGCCTATTTTAAGTTTACGTTGAAGTAAAGAAATAGATGCTTGTCCTTCATCTATGACAATTTCTATAGCTTTTGAAAGCAACTCATCTGAACCTTCAAGAGATATATTCTCTTGGCTTTCTATTTTTTCTATTACATCTTCCTCATATTCAACTTCATGCTCTTCTTTTAAAAAATTAACTATTTCTTCTACTTCTTCGTCTCCAATAAATGCACCTTGTATTCTTATTGGCTTAGATTCTCCTACTGGATTGAAAAGCATATCTCCTCTACCCAATAATTTCTCAGCTCCACTCATGTCTAAAATTGTTCTAGAATCTACTTGTGAGGATACAGCAAAAGATATACGAGATGGAACATTTGCTTTTATAGTTCCAGTTATAATGTCCACAGAAGGTCTTTGGGTTGCTATTATTAAATGTATTCCTGCTGCCCTAGCCATTTGGGCAAGCCTACAAATATAATCTTCTACCTCAGAAGCTGCAACCATCATTAAGTCAGCAAGTTCATCTATTATTATAACTATTTGAGGCATTCTTTCTAATTGATCTTCTAACTTATTATTATAACTTCCAAGATCTCTTACACCTGTTTCTGCAAATAATTTATATCTTTTAGTCATTTCTTGTACTGCCCAGTTTAAAGCATTTGCTGCTTTTTTGGGATCTGTAACTACGGGGATTAATAAGTGGGGTATTCCATTATATATACTTAACTCTACTACTTTTGGATCTATCATAAGTAGCTTTACTTCATTTGGTTTAGATTTATAAAGAATACTAGCTATTAGTGTATTTATACATACACTTTTTCCTGATCCTGTTGCTCCAGCTATCAACAAGTGAGGCATTTTCTCAATATTAGCTACCATAGGTTTTCCTGAGATATCTTTTCCAAGAGCTATTGGTATCTTTGTGTCCATTTCTTCATACTCTTTTGATTCTATTATTTCTCTTAAATTAACTCCAACTTTATTTTTGTTAGGTACCTCTATTCCTATAGCAGATTTTCCTGGTATAGGTGCTTCCATTCTTAGGTCTGATGAAGCTAAACTAAGAGCTATATCATTAGATAAGCTTACTATCCTACTTACTTTTACACCTGGAGCTGGCTGTATCTCATATCTAGTTATTGATGGCCCTATACTTACTTGACTAATTTTAGCCTCTATTCCAAAGTTAGATAATGTCTCTAAAAGTTTATTAGCATTTTTTATTACTTCCTTTTCTTCACTTTGATTTCCGATTCCTTCCTTTTTTCTCAAGATATCTATTGATGGAAACTTATAATCTTCATAGAAGTTAGTATTGTTTATTATATTTACTTTATTTAAACTATCACAAGCACTGCTATCTTTTTTATCTTCAGTATAATTTTTTTTCAAAATATCTTTGTTTTCTGTTAAATCTTCTATAGATTCTTGTTTTGAATAGTCTAATATTTTGATTCTCTTATCATTTTCGTTTTTTTCTTCCTGATCTCCAAATACTTCAAGACTACTAACTACTTTTTCATCTTTACTTTTCATTAGATAGTCCTTCAAACCTTTGCTATCAGTCTCATCATTATTATGGGTTACTATTTTAGGCATTTTATTAGGGATATCAGTACCCATGAGTTCCTTACCTATACTTTTAGCTCCTATTATGAAATTTTTTATACTCGAATAAATTTTTCTAATAATATTTATTAGGCTTTTATCTGTAAGTGTTAATATAGATATAAGAACTATAGATGATAGTATTATATATGATCCTATTTTTCCGAATAAGGTTACTGATATATAAGAAAAAACACACCCTACTAGTCCACCACCTATTCCTTGCTTACCAAACTCCATAGACACTTTCATTGCTTCAATAAATGTTAATTTGCCTTTCTCGAGAAAAGAAGTATGGATTATTATCACAGTACTTATATTAGCCAAAAAAATATAAATTATCTTTTTTGATAAATCCATGATATTAAACATAAAAATAATTGTCATTATAGTTGATATATAGGGGAGTATGTATCCGTATATGCCGAATGTAGATAATAGTATTTCTTTTATCAAACTTCCTACGAAGCCCGTTGACTCACTATATAAGCTAATTATAGATAGGATAGAGAAAGCAACAATAGAAACATACAACGCTTCTTTATTTACTACGTTCAATCTAGATTTATTTTTTTTACTAGCTTTCAATATTGATCACCTCTAAGAACATTTCTATAAAAAATTAAAAAATCCTCTAGTTAAAAACTCATGTCTTTAACTAGAAGAGTTGTCATTTTGTCATTGCCATGATTCCTATTATATAAGTCGTAAAAAACATTAGAAATTTAGCTTTCGCATTGCTACGTGATTTAAGCTAAACAATATCATTATTTTAGATTCTATTTGGCAATTAATTATAGCATAATATGAGTAAATATACTATTATAATTTATTTATTAGCTATAAGTGATTTAAGTTTATTTAAAGCTACACCAAATCCTCCTACTTCATCTATTAAACCATATTGAACTGCTTCTTCTCCAATAAGTATTGTTCCTACATCATTTGCGATTTCATCCGTATCATACATTAGCTTTTGTAGTGTATTCTCATCTATATCTGAAGTCCTTAATATAAATTTTACTATTCTTTGCTGCAT
This window harbors:
- a CDS encoding FtsK/SpoIIIE family DNA translocase; this encodes MKASKKNKSRLNVVNKEALYVSIVAFSILSIISLYSESTGFVGSLIKEILLSTFGIYGYILPYISTIMTIIFMFNIMDLSKKIIYIFLANISTVIIIHTSFLEKGKLTFIEAMKVSMEFGKQGIGGGLVGCVFSYISVTLFGKIGSYIILSSIVLISILTLTDKSLINIIRKIYSSIKNFIIGAKSIGKELMGTDIPNKMPKIVTHNNDETDSKGLKDYLMKSKDEKVVSSLEVFGDQEEKNENDKRIKILDYSKQESIEDLTENKDILKKNYTEDKKDSSACDSLNKVNIINNTNFYEDYKFPSIDILRKKEGIGNQSEEKEVIKNANKLLETLSNFGIEAKISQVSIGPSITRYEIQPAPGVKVSRIVSLSNDIALSLASSDLRMEAPIPGKSAIGIEVPNKNKVGVNLREIIESKEYEEMDTKIPIALGKDISGKPMVANIEKMPHLLIAGATGSGKSVCINTLIASILYKSKPNEVKLLMIDPKVVELSIYNGIPHLLIPVVTDPKKAANALNWAVQEMTKRYKLFAETGVRDLGSYNNKLEDQLERMPQIVIIIDELADLMMVAASEVEDYICRLAQMARAAGIHLIIATQRPSVDIITGTIKANVPSRISFAVSSQVDSRTILDMSGAEKLLGRGDMLFNPVGESKPIRIQGAFIGDEEVEEIVNFLKEEHEVEYEEDVIEKIESQENISLEGSDELLSKAIEIVIDEGQASISLLQRKLKIGYARAARIVDEMEQRGVVGGHEGSKPRKVLITKEELES
- the rimO gene encoding 30S ribosomal protein S12 methylthiotransferase RimO; this translates as MNHSISIISLGCSKNLVDSEQMMGILKENNFILSENEEEAEIIIINTCGFIDKAKEESINTILEAAQYKENGKCKMLIVAGCLGERYREELMKELPEVDGILGTGNINDIVALINELLKGEKVIRVGEIDADYDESIRRILNDKEFTSYIKIAEGCDNLCTYCIIPSLRGKYRSRKVEDIIREANQLVSNGTKEIILIAQDTTKYGIDIYKEYKLPYLLEELNKIEGLEWIRILYLYPDTFQDELIESIKENSKVAKYVDIPIQHISNAVLKRMNRKTSKESITGLINKLRMIIPDITIRTTLIVGFPGETEDEFMELYEYVKEMKFDRLGVFTYSKEDGTPASLLDNQIDEETKVKRQDLLMELQQQISLEKNSFKIGSKYKVIIDEKAEDKVYIGRTYMDSPEIDGVVYINSEDELEVGSFKNIVISDCLEYDLIGDVLNESGK
- the pgsA gene encoding CDP-diacylglycerol--glycerol-3-phosphate 3-phosphatidyltransferase, which gives rise to MNLANKITIVRILLVPVFMFFLLVKMPYGDYIAALVFIIAALTDGLDGYIARSRNQITKFGKFMDPLADKLLVSAALISLVEMGKIHSAIVIVIIAREFAITGLRVLAASEGITIAASYWGKFKTITQIIAIVSLLINNFPFSLINFPFDKISVALALIFTVVSGADYIYKNKEVLFAGSK